From Aliarcobacter butzleri, the proteins below share one genomic window:
- a CDS encoding SDR family NAD(P)-dependent oxidoreductase, translating into MSNKLENARVLVIGAAGFIGGFVVSELLKEQVKEVIIYDNFTRGKMENIEDSLKDPRCSIFPYGGDVREIDVLDKAMEGVDYVFHLAAMWLLHCKDFPRTAFDVNISGTFNVLEACVKHKVKKLIYSSSASVYGDAVQVPMTEDHPFNNKNFYGATKIAGEAMCTAYNDRYGLEIVGLRYMNVYGPGQDQHAVYSGVVPIVLNKIDRNEAPSVNGDGSQAYDFIYVEDIARCNIAAAKSDVKLGYYNVGTEIQTSIKQLCDTMLKLKNSDLKINYVPYSADDARQLVQNRIGSRERAEKELGFKYKYSLEDGLKKLIAWREEKGIRG; encoded by the coding sequence ATGTCAAATAAATTAGAGAATGCAAGAGTTTTAGTAATTGGTGCAGCTGGATTTATTGGTGGTTTCGTAGTAAGTGAATTATTAAAAGAACAGGTTAAAGAAGTGATTATCTATGATAATTTTACTCGTGGAAAAATGGAAAATATTGAAGATAGTCTAAAAGATCCAAGATGCTCAATTTTTCCTTATGGTGGAGATGTAAGAGAAATTGATGTTTTGGATAAAGCAATGGAAGGTGTAGATTATGTATTTCATCTTGCTGCTATGTGGCTTTTGCATTGTAAAGATTTTCCTAGAACAGCTTTTGATGTGAATATATCAGGTACTTTTAATGTACTTGAGGCTTGTGTTAAACATAAAGTTAAAAAACTTATATATAGTTCATCTGCTTCAGTTTACGGAGATGCAGTTCAAGTACCTATGACAGAAGATCATCCTTTTAACAATAAGAATTTTTATGGTGCCACAAAAATAGCAGGTGAAGCTATGTGTACAGCATACAATGATAGATATGGTTTGGAGATAGTAGGTCTTAGATATATGAATGTATATGGACCAGGACAAGACCAACATGCGGTTTATAGTGGAGTAGTACCAATTGTTTTAAATAAAATTGATAGAAATGAAGCACCAAGTGTAAATGGAGATGGAAGTCAAGCTTATGATTTTATATATGTTGAAGATATTGCAAGATGTAATATTGCAGCTGCAAAATCAGATGTAAAACTTGGTTATTATAATGTAGGTACGGAAATACAAACAAGTATAAAACAACTTTGCGACACTATGCTAAAACTAAAAAATTCTGATTTAAAAATTAATTACGTTCCATATAGTGCAGATGATGCAAGACAATTAGTTCAAAATAGAATAGGTTCAAGAGAAAGAGCAGAAAAAGAACTAGGATTTAAATATAAATATTCTTTGGAAGATGGACTTAAAAAGTTGATTGCATGGAGAGAAGAAAAAGGGATTAGAGGATAA
- a CDS encoding DegT/DnrJ/EryC1/StrS family aminotransferase, with product MKLNIPITKTIFGDEEKEAIVKPLETGWVVQGPNVAKFQTMFADFTGSKYAHASSNCTTALHLGLEAMGITKGDKVIVPSFTYVASANAVEYTGAEVVFCDIDLKTFNIDETKLEEMIKKDSSIKGIMPVNLFGLCANMPYIMELAKKYNLKVIEDSACGFDGWIGDKHSGTFGDCGCFSFHPRKSICTGEGGMLITDDENIASKVSQLKDHGASKSDLQRHKEKGGSLLPDFTMRGYNYRMTDMQGALGVCQMNKKDYIMNGRREVANKYDIALKEIAQLITPYIPENYRHGYQSYVCIFTDGEDISNLTKEQIDRINIKRNIFMEKLEEMTIATRQGTHAVHTLGYYKNKNNFKDEDFLMSYAADRLSIALPLYAGMTNEEFDYVISNIKEALK from the coding sequence ATGAAACTGAATATACCTATTACAAAAACAATTTTTGGTGATGAAGAAAAAGAAGCTATAGTTAAACCTCTTGAAACAGGTTGGGTGGTACAAGGTCCAAATGTAGCAAAATTTCAAACTATGTTTGCAGATTTTACAGGAAGTAAATATGCTCATGCATCAAGTAATTGTACTACAGCACTTCATCTTGGTCTTGAAGCTATGGGTATTACAAAAGGTGATAAAGTAATAGTGCCTTCTTTTACCTATGTAGCAAGCGCAAATGCTGTTGAATATACAGGTGCTGAAGTAGTTTTTTGTGATATAGATTTAAAAACTTTTAATATTGATGAAACGAAACTTGAAGAAATGATTAAAAAAGATAGTTCAATAAAAGGAATTATGCCTGTAAATCTTTTTGGATTATGTGCAAATATGCCATATATTATGGAATTGGCTAAAAAATATAATCTGAAAGTTATAGAAGATAGTGCATGCGGATTTGATGGATGGATTGGAGATAAACACTCTGGTACTTTTGGAGATTGTGGATGCTTTTCTTTTCATCCTAGAAAATCTATTTGTACAGGTGAAGGTGGAATGCTTATCACAGATGATGAAAATATAGCTTCTAAAGTATCTCAATTAAAAGATCATGGAGCTAGCAAATCTGATCTTCAAAGACATAAAGAAAAAGGAGGTTCTTTACTTCCTGATTTTACAATGAGAGGATATAACTATCGAATGACAGATATGCAAGGAGCTCTTGGAGTTTGTCAAATGAATAAAAAAGATTATATTATGAATGGTAGAAGAGAAGTAGCTAATAAATACGATATCGCACTTAAAGAAATAGCACAGCTTATAACACCGTATATTCCAGAAAATTATAGACACGGATACCAATCTTATGTTTGTATATTTACAGATGGGGAAGATATATCAAATCTAACAAAAGAGCAGATAGATAGAATTAATATAAAAAGAAATATTTTTATGGAAAAACTCGAAGAAATGACAATAGCTACAAGACAAGGAACTCATGCTGTCCATACTTTAGGTTACTACAAAAATAAAAATAATTTTAAAGATGAAGATTTTTTAATGAGTTATGCAGCAGATAGATTATCTATTGCTCTTCCATTATATGCGGGAATGACAAATGAAGAGTTTGATTATGTTATTTCAAATATTAAAGAAGCATTGAAATAA
- the asnB gene encoding asparagine synthase (glutamine-hydrolyzing) produces MCGIVGALSLNRPTINVNYIKSMADKIAHRGPDDAGYLCFHTGARHNEKISFYQNLTDEKFKNIEDMLPTIESNSAQRELHSHDYDLYMGHRRLSILDVSYAGHQPMSDLSKNIWIAYNGEIYNFKELKIELEELGHRFKSQTDTEVIIYAYIEWGIECIKRFNGMFAFSLYDNFNKKFYLCRDRYGIKPVYYHITQDKTFIYASEIKSILEYKDYKSEVDKEALLEYFTFQNIFTNKTLHKDIQILEAGHYFEIDLLSKEIEKKQYWDFDFSQPETIKDEREYIEELDRLFTQAVQRQLISDVPVGSYLSGGMDSGSITAIASNHFQKSNDFLKTFTVGFDLSSASGMELSFDERAKSEYMSYMFKTEHYEMVLKSGDMERCMNNFAYHLEEPRVGQSYPNYYASKLASKFVKVVLSGAGGDELFAGYPWRYYKAVNNDSFDNYIDKYYGFWKRLIPNKDIQNVFSPILKDTKVWTKDIFASVFKTPVNVQTPEEYINHSLYFEAKTFLHGLLVVDDKLSMAHSLETRVPFLDNDLVDFAQKIPVKFKLANLNKVIKMDENEIGKMQKTNDGKVILRKAMSKYIPEDIHKAVKQGFSSPDNSWFKGESIDFVKAKLLNSDANIYKYMDKAATQKLINEHLEGKQNRRLFVWSLLNFEEWSSIYD; encoded by the coding sequence ATGTGTGGAATAGTAGGAGCCTTATCTCTAAATAGACCAACTATAAATGTAAATTATATTAAATCTATGGCTGATAAAATTGCTCATAGAGGACCAGATGATGCAGGTTATCTTTGTTTTCATACTGGTGCTAGACATAATGAAAAAATATCTTTTTATCAAAATTTAACAGATGAAAAATTTAAAAATATAGAAGATATGCTTCCTACTATTGAATCAAATTCGGCTCAAAGAGAGTTACATTCTCATGATTATGACCTTTATATGGGGCATAGAAGATTGTCGATTTTGGATGTAAGTTATGCAGGTCATCAACCAATGAGTGATTTATCTAAAAATATTTGGATAGCTTACAATGGTGAAATATATAACTTCAAAGAGTTAAAGATAGAGTTAGAAGAACTTGGACATAGATTTAAAAGTCAAACAGATACAGAAGTAATAATATATGCATATATAGAATGGGGAATAGAGTGTATCAAAAGATTTAATGGTATGTTTGCTTTTTCTCTTTATGATAACTTTAATAAGAAATTTTATTTATGTCGAGATAGATATGGTATAAAGCCAGTTTATTATCATATTACACAAGATAAAACATTTATATATGCTAGTGAAATAAAATCTATTTTGGAGTATAAAGATTATAAAAGTGAAGTAGATAAAGAAGCTTTACTGGAATATTTTACATTTCAGAATATATTTACAAATAAAACACTACATAAAGATATTCAAATACTTGAAGCTGGACACTATTTTGAAATTGATTTATTAAGTAAAGAAATAGAAAAAAAACAATATTGGGATTTTGATTTTAGTCAGCCTGAAACTATTAAAGATGAAAGAGAATATATTGAAGAACTTGATAGACTTTTTACTCAAGCTGTACAAAGACAATTAATATCTGATGTACCAGTTGGAAGTTATTTAAGTGGAGGAATGGATAGTGGTTCAATAACTGCTATAGCTTCAAATCACTTTCAAAAATCAAATGATTTTCTAAAAACTTTTACTGTAGGTTTTGATTTATCTAGTGCTAGTGGTATGGAGCTTAGCTTTGATGAAAGAGCAAAGTCTGAATATATGTCATATATGTTTAAAACAGAGCATTATGAAATGGTTTTAAAATCTGGTGATATGGAAAGATGTATGAATAATTTTGCATATCATTTAGAAGAACCACGAGTAGGACAGAGTTATCCAAACTATTATGCTTCAAAACTTGCTAGTAAGTTTGTAAAAGTAGTTCTTAGTGGTGCAGGAGGAGATGAGCTTTTTGCTGGTTATCCTTGGAGATACTATAAAGCTGTAAATAATGATAGTTTTGATAATTATATAGATAAATATTATGGATTTTGGAAAAGACTTATTCCAAATAAAGATATTCAAAATGTATTTTCTCCAATTTTAAAAGATACAAAAGTATGGACAAAAGATATTTTTGCAAGTGTATTTAAAACTCCAGTTAATGTTCAAACACCAGAAGAATATATAAATCACTCTTTATACTTTGAAGCAAAGACATTTTTACATGGTTTACTTGTAGTAGATGATAAACTTTCTATGGCACATAGTTTAGAGACAAGAGTTCCTTTTTTAGACAATGATTTAGTAGATTTCGCTCAAAAAATACCAGTTAAGTTTAAATTAGCAAATTTAAATAAAGTTATAAAAATGGATGAGAATGAAATAGGTAAAATGCAAAAAACAAATGATGGAAAAGTTATTTTGCGAAAAGCTATGAGTAAATATATTCCAGAAGATATTCATAAAGCTGTAAAACAAGGTTTTAGTTCTCCTGATAATAGCTGGTTTAAAGGTGAAAGTATAGATTTTGTAAAAGCAAAACTTTTAAACTCTGATGCAAATATATACAAATATATGGATAAAGCTGCTACCCAAAAACTTATAAATGAACATTTAGAAGGTAAACAGAATAGAAGATTATTTGTTTGGAGTTTACTTAATTTTGAAGAATGGAGTAGTATCTATGATTAA
- a CDS encoding acyltransferase, which translates to MIKNIISEIICAFHKKRNETYIKFKRVLPFGDYFSDRWEKAKYLGFGEGTSVYDSVLILGDVKVGKNTWIGPNVVLDGSGGLEIGSNCSISAGVQIYSHDSVNWAISGGKESYEYAKTIIEDNCYIAPNVIIQKGITIGKGSIIGTNSFVNKNIPEKSKAFGTPIEIKGKII; encoded by the coding sequence ATGATTAAAAATATTATTTCAGAAATTATTTGTGCATTTCATAAAAAAAGAAATGAGACATATATAAAATTTAAAAGAGTACTTCCTTTTGGTGATTACTTTAGTGATAGATGGGAAAAGGCTAAATATTTAGGATTTGGAGAAGGTACAAGTGTTTACGATAGTGTTTTAATCTTAGGAGATGTAAAAGTTGGTAAAAATACATGGATAGGTCCAAATGTAGTATTAGATGGTAGTGGAGGGCTAGAAATTGGATCTAATTGTTCTATTTCAGCAGGTGTACAAATATATTCACATGACAGTGTAAATTGGGCCATAAGTGGTGGAAAAGAATCTTATGAATATGCTAAAACAATTATTGAAGATAATTGTTATATAGCTCCAAATGTAATTATTCAAAAAGGAATAACTATTGGCAAAGGTTCTATAATTGGAACAAATAGTTTTGTAAATAAGAATATACCAGAAAAAAGTAAAGCTTTTGGAACACCCATCGAGATTAAAGGAAAAATAATTTAA
- a CDS encoding N-acetyl sugar amidotransferase → MKKELDIEVKICSKCIYDERVSYISFDENGVCNYCHQLENLKNDYGTATTKGEKQFIKIIEQIKKDGKNKKYDCIIGVSGGTDSSYMLYLAKQWGLRPLAVHYDNTWNSAIATENIRKVLTALDIDLYTHVTDNKEADDIFRSFFYADVAEIEASTDLALAEVMYRAAWKYKVKYVLEGHSFMEEGITPVGRNYFDGKYIKSIHKMFGKLPMKSYPLMTITRFLFWSMFAKIQKIRPFWYIDYNKDDAKKFLEKEYDWKYYGGHHLENRMTAFFHSIYLPQKFNTDMRNNTLSALVRNGKRDRLEAWKEYNTPPHIEKDLLEYFKKRLELSDEEYEKIMARKPKSWTEYPTYKKTFELLRPLFKILAKANLVPMSFYLKYCFPMPKDDKK, encoded by the coding sequence ATGAAAAAGGAATTAGATATAGAAGTAAAAATTTGTTCAAAGTGTATTTATGATGAAAGAGTTTCTTATATATCTTTTGATGAAAATGGTGTTTGCAATTACTGTCATCAACTTGAAAACTTAAAGAATGATTATGGAACAGCCACTACAAAAGGTGAAAAACAATTTATAAAAATAATTGAACAAATTAAAAAAGATGGTAAAAATAAAAAATATGATTGTATCATAGGCGTAAGTGGTGGTACGGATTCTTCATATATGTTATATCTTGCTAAACAATGGGGATTAAGACCACTTGCTGTTCACTATGATAATACTTGGAATAGTGCAATAGCAACAGAAAATATAAGAAAGGTATTGACTGCTCTTGATATAGACCTTTATACACATGTAACTGATAATAAGGAAGCAGATGATATTTTCCGTTCTTTTTTTTATGCAGATGTGGCAGAAATAGAAGCTTCTACAGATTTAGCACTTGCAGAAGTAATGTATAGAGCTGCATGGAAATATAAAGTAAAGTATGTACTAGAAGGACATTCTTTTATGGAAGAAGGTATAACTCCTGTTGGACGAAACTATTTTGATGGGAAATATATAAAATCTATTCATAAAATGTTTGGAAAACTTCCTATGAAATCATATCCACTTATGACAATAACTAGATTTTTATTTTGGAGTATGTTTGCAAAAATTCAGAAAATAAGACCATTTTGGTATATTGATTATAATAAAGATGATGCAAAAAAGTTTTTAGAAAAAGAATATGATTGGAAGTATTATGGTGGTCATCATCTTGAAAATAGGATGACTGCTTTTTTTCATAGTATTTATTTACCTCAAAAGTTTAATACGGATATGAGAAATAATACCTTATCTGCACTTGTAAGAAATGGTAAAAGGGATAGATTAGAAGCTTGGAAAGAGTATAACACACCTCCCCACATAGAAAAAGACTTGTTAGAATACTTTAAAAAAAGACTTGAACTAAGTGATGAAGAGTATGAAAAAATCATGGCAAGAAAACCAAAATCTTGGACAGAATATCCTACATATAAAAAAACATTTGAGCTTTTAAGACCTCTTTTTAAAATTTTAGCTAAAGCAAATTTAGTACCTATGAGTTTTTATTTAAAATATTGTTTTCCAATGCCAAAGGATGATAAAAAATGA
- the hisH gene encoding imidazole glycerol phosphate synthase subunit HisH codes for MITIVDYGMGNLGSIKNMFKYIGIETTIESDVDKIKNASKILLPGVGSFDTAMKKINESDLKEVLNEKALKEQVPVLGICLGMQLLTKSSEEGSISGLGWIEAQTMSFKDRIDKNYRVPHMGWNLVNKSNDSLLTKDFDNFDEVIFYFVHSYFVKVEDEKNSILKTNYGVEFDSAIQRDNIFGAQFHPEKSHKFGMKLFENFARI; via the coding sequence ATGATTACAATTGTAGATTATGGGATGGGAAATTTAGGTTCTATAAAAAATATGTTTAAATATATAGGAATAGAAACTACTATAGAAAGTGATGTAGATAAGATAAAAAATGCTTCAAAAATACTTCTTCCAGGTGTTGGTTCTTTTGATACTGCTATGAAAAAGATAAATGAAAGTGATTTAAAAGAAGTACTAAATGAAAAAGCTTTGAAAGAGCAAGTTCCAGTTTTAGGTATTTGCCTTGGAATGCAACTTTTGACAAAAAGTAGTGAAGAAGGAAGTATATCTGGACTTGGATGGATAGAAGCTCAAACTATGAGTTTTAAAGATAGAATTGATAAAAACTATAGAGTTCCTCATATGGGTTGGAATCTTGTAAATAAGTCAAATGATAGTTTACTTACAAAAGATTTTGATAATTTTGATGAGGTAATATTTTATTTTGTACATTCATATTTTGTAAAAGTGGAAGATGAAAAAAACTCTATACTAAAAACAAATTATGGTGTAGAGTTTGATAGTGCTATACAAAGAGATAATATTTTTGGTGCTCAGTTTCATCCCGAAAAAAGCCACAAATTTGGTATGAAACTTTTTGAAAACTTTGCAAGGATATAG
- a CDS encoding AglZ/HisF2 family acetamidino modification protein, producing the protein MLRTRVIPCLLLKNESLVKTVKFKEYNYIGDPINTVRIFNELEVDELMFLDIFASKENRNINIKILKDISNECFMPLSYGGNIRSLEDAKKIFEIGFEKVVINSNAFNNLKLIEEIAKYFGNQSIVGSIDVKKSFFGGQKVYSHHGKKKQNLDVISWAKQLENAGVGELLITSIDKEGSWEGYDVELIKSITKNVQVPIIANGGCGKIEHISEVVKKANASACAVGSMVVYQKKGMGVLVNFPDKKELKRIIS; encoded by the coding sequence ATGTTAAGAACTAGAGTAATACCATGTTTACTTTTAAAAAATGAAAGCCTTGTAAAAACAGTAAAATTCAAAGAATATAACTACATAGGAGATCCTATAAATACTGTAAGAATATTTAATGAACTTGAAGTAGATGAACTGATGTTTTTAGATATTTTTGCTTCAAAAGAAAATAGAAATATAAATATTAAAATACTAAAAGATATATCAAATGAGTGTTTTATGCCTCTTAGTTATGGTGGAAATATAAGAAGCTTAGAAGATGCAAAAAAAATATTCGAGATAGGTTTTGAAAAAGTTGTTATAAACTCAAATGCTTTTAATAATTTAAAATTGATTGAAGAGATAGCAAAATACTTTGGAAACCAAAGTATAGTAGGTTCTATTGATGTTAAAAAATCTTTTTTTGGTGGACAAAAAGTTTATTCACATCATGGTAAAAAAAAGCAAAATTTAGATGTTATATCATGGGCAAAACAACTTGAAAATGCTGGAGTAGGAGAACTGCTTATTACTTCTATTGATAAAGAAGGTAGTTGGGAAGGGTATGATGTGGAACTTATAAAAAGTATTACAAAAAATGTTCAAGTACCCATAATAGCAAATGGTGGATGTGGTAAAATAGAACATATAAGTGAAGTTGTAAAAAAAGCTAATGCTTCTGCCTGTGCAGTTGGTAGTATGGTTGTGTATCAGAAAAAAGGGATGGGAGTTTTAGTAAATTTTCCAGATAAAAAAGAATTGAAAAGGATAATATCTTGA
- a CDS encoding glycosyltransferase, translating to MIKLLILGNTGLDEKNNSTNLRMRKIFEILHYQKECFLNYYKLRDAKLNVPHINYLNKDANSNPIKAFLFLIKVNSKYDLLIAETFNASIAAYLYYLFRRTPFIWRQFGTTFNDDLNFKNYFNPKILLKLLLHKLIASSNGCKAIVCTEDGCANSTLFLDKLKILKNKFYIVKNQRTENINLKKTNCKERQTFNIVQIGRINSWKKIHLVIDVIIDIKKERPDIFELIQFDIIGIIDDKDYEMNLVNNINLYGLENHVFIEQNLQYSEIEEKLHNSDLSISLTAYNPIIESLQNEVPVITYEYGEVNSIFKDCPAVFVLAKNIKKSTNLSNTEENQIKKELKDKLIESFYKREKLHNIGIEGRKFVEKEFPTIEEHSKEIVEIYMKVINAL from the coding sequence ATGATTAAATTACTTATTTTAGGCAATACAGGATTAGATGAAAAAAATAACTCAACTAATTTGAGAATGAGAAAGATTTTTGAAATTTTACACTATCAAAAGGAATGCTTTCTTAATTATTATAAATTAAGGGATGCTAAATTAAATGTTCCTCATATAAATTATTTAAATAAAGATGCAAATTCGAATCCTATCAAAGCATTTCTTTTTTTAATCAAAGTAAATAGTAAATATGATTTGTTAATAGCTGAAACTTTTAATGCTTCAATTGCTGCATATTTATATTATTTATTCAGGAGAACACCATTTATTTGGAGACAATTTGGAACTACATTTAATGATGATTTAAATTTTAAAAATTATTTTAATCCTAAAATTTTATTAAAGCTATTATTACATAAGCTAATTGCAAGTTCGAATGGTTGTAAAGCAATAGTTTGTACTGAAGACGGCTGTGCAAATAGTACTTTATTTTTAGATAAATTAAAAATTCTTAAAAATAAATTTTATATAGTTAAGAACCAAAGAACTGAAAATATTAATTTAAAAAAAACAAATTGTAAAGAAAGACAGACATTTAATATAGTTCAAATTGGAAGGATTAATTCATGGAAAAAAATACATTTAGTTATTGATGTAATTATTGATATAAAGAAGGAAAGACCAGATATTTTTGAATTAATTCAATTTGATATAATTGGTATAATAGATGACAAAGATTATGAAATGAATTTAGTTAATAATATTAATCTTTATGGATTAGAAAATCATGTATTTATTGAACAAAATCTACAATATTCTGAAATAGAAGAAAAGTTACACAATTCAGATTTATCAATTTCTTTGACTGCATATAATCCAATAATTGAATCTTTACAAAATGAAGTTCCTGTAATTACATATGAATATGGAGAAGTAAATAGTATTTTTAAAGATTGTCCAGCAGTTTTCGTTTTGGCAAAAAATATAAAGAAATCTACTAATTTGTCAAATACAGAAGAAAATCAGATTAAAAAAGAATTAAAAGATAAATTAATAGAATCATTTTATAAAAGAGAAAAATTACATAACATAGGAATAGAAGGTAGAAAATTTGTTGAAAAAGAATTTCCAACAATTGAAGAGCATTCTAAAGAAATAGTTGAGATATATATGAAAGTTATTAATGCTCTTTAA
- a CDS encoding ABC transporter ATP-binding protein/permease → MYKKISYLLKQKDKRNLFLLILFSIFIAIIETIGVTALMPFISVASNFDLVISNKYYNYIYNIFNFNTPLEFVLFLGIGLVIFYFIRAFFNLFYLYLLAKFSKGLIHSISIQLFKNFLGFSYKDYVNKNSSELSKILINETHNLAVLINAVLLLISEVFVIIFIYTVMIYMNYQITLVITIFLLLNGFFLIKKISKVIKKQGIKREEYQKKFYEILNSSFGNYKIIKLQSNDNIVVDKFTEASEGFKKSAVIFESLYYFPKVFLETLGFSIVTLIIVYLIYIQNNDISSVMSILSMFILGLYRLMPSANRLLTSYNQIMYYHKALDLIYDKLSHKIETLSENSITFQNEIMLKNISFSYNDKSIIDNLDLKIKKNEKIAFIGPSGSGKSTLVDIIIGLYLPTSGQLLVDGCLLSLKNIKKWRKKIGYIPQQVYLFDGTVAENISFGCSYNEQKVIEVLKKAKILDFLEIHQEGIHTFVGEGGIKLSGGQKQRIAIARALYQEPEILILDEATSALDEAIEKEIMDEIYEISENKTLIIIAHRLSTINGCEKVYRINNKKIEIVNSR, encoded by the coding sequence ATGTATAAAAAAATTAGTTACTTATTAAAACAAAAAGATAAAAGAAACCTTTTTTTATTAATCCTTTTTTCCATATTCATTGCAATAATAGAAACTATAGGTGTTACTGCATTAATGCCTTTTATTTCGGTTGCAAGTAATTTTGATTTAGTTATATCAAATAAATATTATAACTATATATATAATATTTTTAATTTTAATACTCCTTTAGAATTTGTTTTATTTTTAGGAATAGGATTAGTAATTTTTTATTTTATAAGAGCTTTTTTTAATCTATTTTATTTATATTTACTTGCAAAATTTTCTAAAGGACTAATTCACAGTATAAGTATTCAACTATTTAAAAACTTTTTAGGCTTTAGTTATAAGGATTATGTTAATAAAAATAGTAGTGAATTATCAAAAATTTTAATTAATGAAACTCATAATCTAGCTGTCTTAATCAATGCAGTATTATTATTGATAAGTGAGGTGTTTGTAATAATTTTTATTTATACAGTTATGATTTATATGAATTATCAAATAACATTAGTAATTACAATTTTTTTATTATTAAATGGATTTTTTTTAATTAAAAAAATTTCAAAAGTTATAAAAAAACAGGGAATAAAAAGAGAAGAATATCAAAAGAAATTTTATGAAATTTTAAATAGTTCTTTTGGAAATTATAAAATAATCAAGTTACAATCGAATGATAATATAGTTGTGGATAAATTTACTGAAGCTAGTGAAGGTTTTAAAAAAAGTGCAGTAATTTTTGAATCTTTATATTATTTTCCTAAAGTTTTTTTAGAAACTTTAGGTTTTTCTATTGTGACTTTAATTATTGTTTATTTGATATACATACAGAATAATGATATTTCAAGTGTAATGAGCATTTTATCTATGTTTATATTAGGTTTATATCGTTTAATGCCTTCTGCAAATAGATTATTAACTAGTTATAATCAAATAATGTATTATCACAAAGCACTGGATTTAATTTATGACAAATTAAGTCATAAAATAGAAACTCTTAGTGAAAATAGTATTACATTTCAGAATGAAATAATGTTAAAAAACATATCATTTTCTTATAATGATAAATCTATCATAGATAATTTAGATTTAAAAATTAAGAAAAATGAAAAAATTGCTTTTATTGGTCCTAGTGGTAGTGGTAAAAGTACTTTGGTAGATATTATTATTGGGTTATATTTACCTACATCAGGACAATTGTTAGTGGATGGTTGTTTGTTATCATTAAAAAATATTAAAAAATGGCGGAAAAAAATAGGGTACATTCCTCAACAAGTTTATCTTTTTGATGGTACAGTCGCAGAAAATATTTCTTTTGGTTGTTCTTACAACGAACAAAAAGTTATTGAGGTATTAAAAAAAGCTAAAATATTAGATTTTTTAGAAATACATCAAGAAGGTATTCATACTTTTGTAGGTGAAGGTGGTATAAAATTAAGTGGTGGACAAAAACAAAGAATAGCTATCGCAAGAGCTTTATATCAAGAACCAGAAATTTTAATTTTAGATGAAGCAACATCTGCCTTAGATGAAGCAATAGAAAAAGAGATAATGGATGAAATATATGAAATAAGCGAAAATAAAACTTTGATTATAATAGCACATAGGTTAAGTACTATAAATGGATGTGAAAAAGTCTATAGAATCAATAATAAAAAAATAGAAATAGTTAATAGTAGGTAA